A section of the Thermovibrio guaymasensis genome encodes:
- a CDS encoding tRNA dihydrouridine synthase: protein MLKIEREVILAPMAGYTHSAFRRLARELGADRTYSELMNATGIIHRGDERELSYFTDLERPIHLQVYGRNPEEVAQASEILVKKYRPDAIDINFGCSVKKVLKAKAAGYLLQFPKEMGRIVEETVKALKPYKVLVTAKIRLGFYEDNLEEIAENLLSAGVSAIALHGRTAKQGFSGKANWDRVRDLKEMAGKVPVIGSGDVRDWKEVDVKFEETGCDGIMIGRAAVSNPWIFKEYREKRDIEVKLPERVDFILRELSMMWEFFERERACKVIKAHITQLFKGIRGKAKLNDSVMRSKSCDELISNLLRIKEEFSP from the coding sequence GTGCTTAAGATAGAGAGGGAAGTTATCCTTGCTCCTATGGCAGGTTACACTCACTCGGCCTTCAGGCGTCTTGCCAGGGAGCTGGGGGCAGATAGAACCTACTCGGAGCTCATGAACGCAACCGGAATTATCCATAGGGGAGATGAGAGGGAGCTCTCCTACTTCACCGATTTAGAAAGGCCCATTCACCTTCAAGTTTACGGCAGGAATCCCGAAGAGGTGGCCCAAGCTTCAGAGATTCTCGTTAAGAAGTACAGGCCGGATGCGATAGACATAAACTTTGGGTGTTCAGTTAAGAAGGTCCTAAAGGCAAAGGCTGCAGGTTATCTCCTTCAGTTCCCAAAGGAAATGGGCAGGATCGTTGAGGAGACAGTTAAGGCCTTAAAACCCTATAAAGTTCTGGTAACCGCCAAGATAAGACTCGGGTTTTACGAGGACAACTTAGAGGAGATTGCAGAGAACCTCCTGTCTGCTGGAGTTTCTGCAATAGCCCTTCACGGAAGGACCGCTAAGCAAGGTTTTTCAGGTAAGGCCAACTGGGATAGAGTAAGGGACCTTAAAGAGATGGCTGGAAAGGTTCCGGTGATAGGAAGTGGTGATGTGAGGGACTGGAAAGAGGTGGACGTAAAGTTTGAAGAAACAGGTTGCGACGGTATAATGATTGGAAGGGCTGCAGTTTCAAATCCCTGGATATTTAAGGAGTACAGGGAGAAGAGGGACATTGAAGTTAAACTTCCCGAAAGGGTTGACTTTATCCTTAGGGAACTTAGTATGATGTGGGAGTTCTTTGAGAGGGAGAGGGCTTGTAAAGTGATAAAGGCCCACATTACTCAGTTATTTAAAGGCATAAGGGGAAAGGCCAAGCTGAACGACTCTGTTATGAGGAGTAAGAGCTGTGACGAGCTTATAAGCAACCTTTTAAGGATAAAGGAGGAATTTTCGCCTTAA
- the rpsO gene encoding 30S ribosomal protein S15 translates to MPLDKDVVQEIVKKYGFHEKDTGSPEVQIAILTERIKNLTEHFKEHKHDNYNKRALQRLVGRRKKLLKYLREKDFNRYRNIVLKLGLRK, encoded by the coding sequence ATGCCACTAGATAAGGATGTAGTTCAGGAAATCGTTAAGAAGTACGGGTTCCACGAGAAAGATACAGGTTCTCCTGAGGTTCAGATTGCTATTCTTACAGAGAGGATTAAAAACCTTACTGAACACTTTAAAGAGCACAAGCACGATAACTACAACAAGAGGGCCCTTCAGAGATTAGTAGGTCGCAGGAAGAAACTCCTTAAGTACTTGAGGGAAAAGGACTTTAACAGGTACAGGAACATCGTTCTTAAGCTCGGTCTCAGGAAGTAA
- a CDS encoding polyribonucleotide nucleotidyltransferase, whose product MPISEVAVEVGGRPLRFQTGKVAKQADGSVVVSQGDTMVLVTAVMSDEPREDIDFFPLLVEYRERAYAAGKIPGGFIKREGKPTDEEVLKSRVTDRSIRPIFPKGFRNDVQVVAFVISADQENDPAVLAINGASAALHISRIPFEKPVGAVRVARVKGEWKINPSYQELQEADINLIVSGTEDAVVMVEGGADQVPEEEVLDAIMIAHEEIKKIVKAQEELRQLAGKPKYQFVAPSLDEETKERIKQWVFERIEPVITISDKHERREKLRELKELMLIELKIPEEDHALAKEVFNEAEKEFVRKMVLEKGIRIDGRKPDEIRPITIEVGLLPRAHGSALFTRGQTQALVTTTLGTPEEYQIVEGLLPEEQKRFMLHYNFPPFSVGEIAPMRGPGRREIGHGALAERALAPVIPPEEEFPYVIRIVSDILESNGSSSMATVCGGSLSLMDAGVPIKAQVAGIAMGLIMEGDKFVVLSDILGDEDHLGDMDFKVAGTRKGVTAIQMDLKVKGISREVLSKALEQARRGRLYILDKMDEVISQPRKEISPYAPRIVTTKIEPEKTRDLIGPSGKTIKTIIDKAGVKITIKEDGTVLVSAPSEEAAAQALKMIEDVTRDLEVGNTYLGKVTRVENYGAFVELAPGKVGLIHISKLPPEVRENIFEHIKVSDVIPVKIVEFDQMGRPKLSRIDVTPEEEKRLREQGGFYSEPEKDNE is encoded by the coding sequence ATGCCAATATCCGAAGTTGCAGTTGAAGTTGGAGGTCGTCCTCTGCGTTTTCAGACGGGAAAAGTCGCTAAACAGGCCGACGGTTCTGTTGTCGTTTCTCAGGGCGATACTATGGTCTTAGTTACTGCTGTTATGAGCGATGAGCCGAGGGAGGATATAGACTTCTTTCCCCTATTGGTAGAGTACAGGGAGAGGGCTTACGCTGCAGGTAAGATTCCTGGTGGTTTCATAAAGAGGGAAGGAAAGCCTACGGACGAAGAAGTTTTAAAGTCTAGGGTTACTGATCGTTCAATTAGACCTATTTTTCCTAAAGGCTTTAGGAATGACGTTCAAGTTGTCGCCTTCGTAATTTCCGCCGATCAGGAGAACGATCCGGCAGTTCTGGCTATAAACGGAGCATCTGCTGCCCTTCACATCTCAAGAATTCCTTTTGAAAAGCCAGTCGGAGCAGTTAGGGTTGCCCGGGTTAAGGGAGAGTGGAAGATAAACCCTTCCTATCAAGAGCTCCAAGAGGCAGATATTAACCTTATTGTTTCAGGAACCGAGGACGCCGTCGTTATGGTTGAAGGGGGTGCAGATCAGGTTCCTGAAGAGGAAGTCCTTGATGCAATTATGATTGCCCATGAAGAAATAAAGAAGATCGTTAAAGCTCAAGAAGAGCTCCGCCAGCTTGCAGGAAAACCTAAGTACCAGTTTGTTGCACCTTCACTTGATGAGGAGACGAAGGAAAGGATAAAACAGTGGGTCTTTGAGAGGATTGAACCTGTTATTACCATATCTGATAAGCACGAGCGAAGGGAGAAGTTAAGGGAGCTTAAAGAGCTTATGCTTATAGAACTGAAGATCCCTGAAGAGGATCACGCCCTTGCCAAGGAAGTGTTTAACGAGGCTGAGAAAGAGTTTGTAAGGAAGATGGTTCTTGAGAAGGGAATTAGGATTGATGGAAGGAAGCCCGATGAAATTAGACCAATTACGATAGAGGTTGGACTACTGCCGAGGGCCCACGGTTCAGCTCTCTTTACGAGGGGTCAGACCCAGGCCCTAGTTACTACAACTTTGGGAACTCCTGAAGAGTACCAAATCGTTGAGGGCCTTCTACCTGAAGAGCAAAAGAGGTTTATGCTTCACTACAACTTCCCTCCATTCTCAGTTGGTGAAATTGCCCCTATGAGAGGGCCTGGAAGGAGGGAGATTGGACACGGAGCCCTTGCAGAGAGGGCCCTTGCTCCTGTGATTCCTCCGGAGGAGGAGTTCCCCTACGTTATAAGGATCGTTTCGGACATCTTAGAGTCAAACGGTTCTTCCTCAATGGCAACAGTCTGTGGAGGTTCCCTCTCCCTTATGGACGCTGGAGTTCCTATAAAGGCTCAGGTTGCAGGTATTGCTATGGGCCTCATTATGGAAGGGGATAAGTTCGTTGTCCTTTCTGACATTCTCGGGGATGAGGACCACCTTGGAGATATGGACTTTAAGGTGGCTGGAACGAGGAAGGGCGTTACGGCAATCCAGATGGACTTGAAGGTTAAGGGTATAAGCAGAGAAGTCCTCTCAAAGGCACTTGAACAGGCACGGAGGGGAAGGCTCTACATCCTTGATAAGATGGATGAAGTTATAAGTCAACCGAGGAAAGAAATTTCCCCTTACGCCCCAAGGATTGTTACGACTAAGATTGAGCCTGAGAAGACGAGAGACCTTATCGGTCCCTCAGGTAAGACCATTAAAACGATAATAGATAAGGCCGGGGTTAAGATTACGATTAAGGAGGATGGAACGGTTCTAGTATCCGCTCCTTCAGAGGAGGCAGCGGCACAGGCCTTGAAGATGATTGAGGACGTTACGAGGGACCTTGAAGTTGGAAACACTTACCTAGGAAAGGTTACGAGGGTTGAAAACTACGGAGCCTTTGTTGAGCTTGCTCCCGGAAAGGTCGGCCTTATACACATATCAAAACTCCCTCCTGAGGTTAGGGAGAACATATTTGAGCACATTAAGGTCTCCGATGTCATTCCTGTTAAAATCGTTGAGTTTGATCAGATGGGTAGGCCTAAGCTTAGCCGCATAGACGTTACTCCCGAGGAAGAGAAGAGGTTAAGGGAGCAGGGAGGTTTCTACTCTGAGCCGGAGAAGGACAATGAGTAG
- a CDS encoding dUTP diphosphatase, whose amino-acid sequence MSSWACGWVFLKGTEIEFSEDFLDVAVKLYNLLGGELKKEGSSFKLLLPSLPNLEEVNLDFVRGLLEAGGVFGEGTLFIPKVRGFEEELRELLNPFNPSETEEGFYFTGEGANLLAHALYDEESQERSELFFEKFLKFIAGSDWERTFFKYSLEGGALPPFKKRTSDSGFDLHLVKLIKKERNLYFFDTGVRVSPPPGYYFDLVPRSSIFKSGFILANSVGIIDMTYRGTIKVPLIKINPGAPEPQLPWRAVQLIPRRFFPLEGKEVKTLDPTLRGEGGFGSTG is encoded by the coding sequence ATGAGTAGTTGGGCTTGCGGTTGGGTCTTTTTAAAGGGAACGGAGATAGAGTTTAGTGAGGATTTCCTTGACGTTGCCGTTAAGCTCTATAACCTGCTAGGTGGGGAGTTAAAGAAGGAAGGGAGCTCCTTTAAGCTCCTCCTTCCTTCCCTACCAAATTTGGAAGAGGTTAACCTTGACTTCGTTAGGGGCCTTTTGGAGGCTGGAGGAGTTTTTGGTGAGGGAACCCTCTTCATTCCGAAGGTAAGGGGCTTTGAGGAAGAGCTGAGGGAGCTCCTAAATCCCTTTAACCCTTCAGAAACTGAGGAAGGGTTTTACTTTACGGGTGAAGGAGCTAATCTCTTAGCCCATGCCCTTTACGATGAAGAGAGCCAGGAGCGTTCGGAGCTCTTCTTTGAGAAGTTCCTTAAGTTTATAGCTGGGAGTGATTGGGAAAGGACCTTCTTTAAGTACTCTCTTGAGGGGGGAGCCCTTCCTCCCTTTAAAAAGAGAACTTCAGACAGTGGATTTGACCTTCACCTTGTTAAACTCATAAAGAAAGAGAGAAACCTCTACTTCTTTGATACAGGAGTTAGGGTTTCTCCTCCTCCCGGTTACTACTTTGATCTAGTTCCTCGTTCTTCAATCTTTAAAAGCGGTTTCATCCTTGCAAACTCCGTTGGGATAATAGATATGACTTATAGGGGGACGATTAAAGTTCCTCTGATTAAGATTAATCCTGGGGCTCCAGAGCCTCAACTTCCGTGGAGGGCCGTTCAGCTCATACCAAGGCGATTCTTCCCGCTTGAAGGAAAAGAGGTTAAAACCCTTGACCCTACGTTAAGGGGAGAGGGAGGATTTGGAAGTACTGGGTAA